A single genomic interval of Adhaeribacter pallidiroseus harbors:
- a CDS encoding arylesterase, which produces MKSILFFGNSLTAGYGLQPSEAFPALIQKKIDSLNLPYKVINAGLSGETSAGGKSRIDWLLKQPVDVLVLELGANDGLRGIPPPSTKDNLQAIIDKVKAKYPEVKIVLAGMEIPPSMGGSYAAQFRVVFRQLAEKNNLAFIPFLLEGVAGERSLNQGDGVHPTAKGQEILAKNTWEVLKDVL; this is translated from the coding sequence ATGAAGAGTATCTTATTTTTTGGTAATAGTTTAACGGCAGGCTACGGCCTGCAACCTTCCGAAGCTTTCCCGGCTTTAATTCAGAAAAAAATAGATTCATTAAATCTGCCTTACAAAGTTATAAATGCCGGATTAAGCGGCGAAACTTCGGCGGGTGGCAAAAGCCGGATTGATTGGCTTTTAAAACAACCCGTAGATGTACTTGTGCTGGAATTAGGGGCAAACGATGGCTTGCGCGGTATACCACCACCATCCACCAAAGATAATTTGCAGGCCATTATAGATAAAGTAAAAGCCAAGTATCCGGAGGTGAAAATTGTACTGGCGGGTATGGAAATACCACCCAGTATGGGGGGCTCGTACGCCGCGCAGTTCCGGGTAGTTTTCCGGCAACTGGCTGAAAAAAACAATCTGGCTTTTATTCCGTTTTTGCTGGAAGGAGTGGCCGGAGAGCGGAGTTTAAATCAAGGCGATGGGGTACACCCTACGGCTAAAGGGCAGGAGATATTAGCTAAAAATACCTGGGAAGTTTTAAAGGATGTATTGTAA